One window of the Spea bombifrons isolate aSpeBom1 chromosome 8, aSpeBom1.2.pri, whole genome shotgun sequence genome contains the following:
- the LOC128503314 gene encoding ras-related protein Rab-38-like — protein MGCPQREFLCKVLVVGDYGVGKTSIIQRYVHNIYSQCYRATIGVDFALKIVNWNADTVVRLQLWDIAGQERFGHMTRLYYREAVGALVVCDLGRAATLDSVQRWKEDLDSKVSLQNGKPIPAILLGNKCDQSLPDSSAKNLEGMCQELGFSDFHLTSAKDNVNIDEAISCLIKEMIANEEDSEPAKDPNVIQPSLSPLRIRYERCCS, from the exons ATGGGTTGCCCACAGAGAGAGTTTCTGTGTAAGGTGCTGGTGGTGGGTGACTATGGAGTTGGCAAGACTTCAATCATACAGAGATACGTGCACAACATCTACTCACAGTGCTACAGAGCTACCATCGGAGTGGATTTCGCCCTGAAGATTGTGAACTGGAACGCGGACACTGTGGTTAGACTCCAACTTTGGGACATTGCAG GCCAGGAGCGGTTTGGTCACATGACACGGTTGTATTACCGGGAGGCAGTAGGTGCTCTTGTGGTGTGTGATTTGGGTCGAGCAGCCACACTAGACTCTGTCCAACGATGGAAGGAGGACTTGGACTCCAAGGTGTCTTTGCAGAATGGAAAACCAATTCCAGCAATCCTCCTTGGAAACAAGTGTGACCAAAGCCTCCCAGACTCAAGTGCCAAAAATCTGGAGGGGATGTGTCAAGAGTTGGGATTTAGTGATTTTCATCTGACTTCTGCAAAG GACAATGTGAATATCGATGAGGCAATTTCCTGTCTGATTAAAGAAATGATTGCTAATGAGGAAGATTCTGAACCCGCGAAAGACCCCAATGTAATTCAGCCATCTCTGAGTCCTCTAAGAATCCGTTATGAAAGGTGCTGCTCATAA
- the ITGB1BP2 gene encoding integrin beta-1-binding protein 2: MSCQDIGIKDSQNSSDMSVLCYNKGCGQRFIPKDNAPDACCFHPGYPIFHDALKGWSCCRKRTTDFSEFLAIQGCSKGPHSNEKPLEPLKPEISGVKSPADSSGSNKCAELIVKGPKSAEKMQKERPSAQEQMRPLVLKVSQSLEQALEKLKLETKVESEQKVEAEVATLGTRCKHSGCKEVYQGPETDDGTCVYHPGVPVFHEGMKYWSCCSIKTSDFNEFLDQRGCSSGKHLWVQEAAKKEVSCRYDWHQTSSVVVVTIYAKTALPEFSHVLANRTGVDIQLSFQGKSEFRRQLEFWGVIDVENSVVSLLPTKVEITLKKSDPVTWARLELSVSSTCLPTEEEPQPTSQGPPELEEESDDSLSWSEDDEISE, translated from the exons ATGAGTTGCCAGGACATTGGAATAAAGGATAGTCAGAATTCCTCTGACATGTCTGTGCTGTGTTATAACAAGGGATGCGGACAGAGATTTATCCCCAAAGACAATGCTCCAG ACGCCTGTTGTTTTCACCCTGGATATCCTATATTTCACGATGCTCTGAAG GGCTGGTCGTGCTGCAGGAAACGTACTACTGACTTCTCTGAATTTTTAGCTATTCAG GGTTGTTCAAAGGGACCTCACAGCAATGAAAAGCCACTGGAACCTCTTAAACCTGAAATTAGTGGAGTCAAAAGCCCTGCAGATTCCTCTGGATCAAATAAATGTGCAGAGCTCATCGTAAAAGGCCCCAAATCCGCTGAGAAGATGCAAAAGGAGAGGCCCAG TGCACAGGAACAGATGCGGCCCCTTGTGCTCAAAGTATCTCAGTCCCTCGAGCAAGCCTTGGAGAAACTCAAATTGGAAACAAAGGTCGAGTCTGAACAAAAAG TTGAGGCTGAAGTTGCAACTCTTGGAACACGATGTAAGCATTCAGGTTGCAAAGAG GTTTATCAAGGGCCAGAAACTGACGATGGAACCTGTGTTTATCACCCTGGAGTTCCAGTTTTCCATGAGGG CATGAAGTATTGGTCCTGTTGTTCCATTAAAACCAGTGATTTCAATGAATTTCTTGATCAACGTGGGTGCAGCTCAGGGAAGCACTTATGGGTGCAAGAAGCCGCAAAAAAG GAAGTCTCATGTCGCTATGACTGGCACCAGACTAGCAGTGTTGTTGTTGTAACTATTTATGCCAAAACAGCCCTACCGGAGTTCAGCCATGTTCTAGCCAATCGTACAGGG GTTGACATTCAGTTGTCCTTCCAAGGAAAGAGTGAATTCAGGCGTCAGCTGGAATTTTGGGGT GTCATTGATGTGGAAAACAGTGTTGTGAGTTTGTTGCCTACCAAAGTGGAGATCACGCTGAAGAAATCCGACCCTGTGACCTGGGCACGACTAGAGCTTTCCGTCTCCTCTACCTGTCTACCAACTGAAGAGGAACCACAACCAACATCTCAGGGGCCTCCAGAATTAGAGGAAGAATCCGATGACAGCCTGAGCTGGTCTGAAGATGATGAAATCAGTGAATGA
- the LOC128503313 gene encoding mitochondrial ornithine transporter 1-like has translation MAMIAAQRETAAPTEVYKRHQKISHVTHTKPADDPRSVPYLAGACSHLSQHYYVSRLSPVIFTQANMSEDKNNSSHLMQALINLTAGAMGGVACVVSGQPFDTAKVKMQAFPSIYRGFLDCAVRTYNTEGLRGLYHGTTPALVANVAENAVLFACYGFCQNIVAQALGLRDTSQLSDWHKAASGSLASVFSSLVLCPTELVKCRMQTQHEMRMSGYIGVPGKSGPWSVVRAILSSDGVPGLFRGLSSTWLREIPGYFFFFGGYELSNSILTRRQTSDKTPGALVVTISGGIGGACFWLAVYPVDSVKSRIQVLSLASRQEGFILSLLHILRTEGVLTLYSGLMPTVVRAFPSNAALFLAYEMTKRTLTKCLYSSN, from the exons ATGGCAATGAt AGCAGCGCAGAGAGAAACAGCAGCCCCCACCGAAGTCTACAAGCGACACCAGAAGATCAG TCACGTGACTCACACGAAGCCAGCCGATGATCCGCGCTCTGTTCCTTATCTCGCCGGCGCGTGCTCGCACTTGTCGCAGCATTATTACGTCAGCCGCCTGTCGCCAG TTATCTTCACTCAGGCCAATATGTCAGAAGACAAGAATAACTCCTCTCACCTAATGCAGGCGCTAATTAACCTAACAGCAGGGGCAATGG GTGGCGTGGCTTGCGTGGTTAGTGGACAACCTTTTGACACAGCAAAGGTGAAGATGCAGGCTTTCCCATCCATATATCGAGGCTTCCTGGATTGTGCTGTGCGCACGTATAACACAGAGGGGCTGCGTGGGTTGTATCATGGTACGACCCCTGCCCTGGTGGCAAATGTGGCAGAAAATGCAGTTCTTTTTGCATGTTATGGGTTCTGTCAGAACATTGTTGCTCAAGCCCTGGGGCTTCGAGATACATCACAGCTCAG tgactggcataagGCTGCTTCTGGTTCCCTAGCTTCAGTTTTCTCCTCCCTGGTCCTTTGTCCTACGGAATTGGTGAAGTGCCGCATGCAGACCCAGCATGAAATGCGTATGTCAGGCTACATAGGTGTACCTGGGAAAAG CGGTCCATGGTCTGTTGTTCGTGCTATCTTAAGTTCAGATGGTGTGCCTGGTCTGTTTCGTGGGCTCAGTAGCACATGGCTACGGGAGATTCCAGGATACTTCTTCTTTTTTGGTGGTTATGAGCTCAGTAACAGTATCCTTACTCGCAGACAGACAAGTGACAAGACTCCAG GTGCGCTGGTAGTCACAATAAGCGGCGGGATAGGAGGGGCCTGTTTCTGGCTTGCAGTATATCCAGTGGACTCTGTAAAGTCGAGAATTCAGGTTCTATCTTTAGCGTCGCGTCAAGAAGGCTTCATCTTGTCTTTGCTGCACATTTTGAGGACAGAAG gAGTCTTAACCCTGTACAGTGGCCTGATGCCTACTGTGGTCAGAGCATTCCCTTCCAATGCTGCCCTGTTCCTGGCTTATGAGATGACAAAGAGGACCCTGACCAAGTGTTTATATAGCAGTAACTGA